One part of the Sporocytophaga myxococcoides DSM 11118 genome encodes these proteins:
- the rpoC gene encoding DNA-directed RNA polymerase subunit beta', whose translation MAFRKNKKLNQDFSKVTISLASPESILESSHGEVTQPETINYRTYKPEMGGLFCERIFGPVKDWECHCGKYKRIRYKGIICDRCGVEVTEKKVRRERMGHIELVVPVAHIWYFRSLPNKIGYLLGLPTKKLDQIIYYERYVVIQSGVKSEDGINYLDFLTEDEYLDILDKLPRENQMLDDEDPNKFIAKMGADALEMLLSRIKLDELSYSLRHAAANDTSQQRKAEALKRLKVVEAFRDARTRIENKPEWMVVRMVPVIPPELRPLVPLDGGRFATSDLNDLYRRVIIRNNRLKRLIEIKAPEVILRNEKRMLQEAVDSLFDNSRKVNAVRAEGNRALKSLSDMLKGKQGRFRQNLLGKRVDYSGRSVIVVGPELKLHECGLPKDMAAELFKPFIIRKLIERGIVKTVKSAKKIVDRKDPVVWDILENVLKGHPVLLNRAPTLHRLGIQAFQPKLIEGKAIQLHPLVCTAFNADFDGDQMAVHVPLGQEAILEASVLMLASHNILNPANGAPITVPSQDMVLGLYYVTKGRKSTPEYPILGEGKVFYGPEEVVIALNEGRLSQHAHIKVRVNVRNEEGGLDNKLIDTVAGRVLFNLLVPEEVGYINELLTKKKLQQIIGHVFKVAGNSRTAHFLDDIKQLGFMSAFRGGLSIGLSDVKVPDAKNILVVQAKEDVDAVWNNYLMGLITDNERYNQVIDIWTRINSQITETLMQQLESDQQGFNSIYMMMHSGARGSREQIRQLGGMRGLMAKPQKNLQGSIGEIIENPILSNFKEGLDVIEYFISTHGARKGLADTALKTADAGYLTRRLVDVAQDVVINEPDCGTLRGLTVTALKDNEEVVEPLSERILGRVTVHDIFDPITNELVIGAGEEVDENIARTIDESAIESVEIRSVLTCESRRGVCAKCYGRNLATGRMVERGEAVGVIAAQSIGEPGTQLTLRTFHVGGTASNIAVDASIKAKFEGIIAFDEVKSIVTTNNEGDRVDVVMGRSGEIRIMDDKNEKVLITNHVPYGAFLKVKEGDKVSKGQDICNWDPYNAVILSEFDGRIEFEAIVEGVTFREESDEQTGHREKVIVDTKDKSKNPAILVHSKKGETKTFNIPVGAHLAVENEQEVKAGQILAKIPRAVGKTRDITGGLPRVTELFEARNPSNPAVVSEIDGVVTYGGIKRGNREIFIESKDGVRKKYLVPLSKHILVQDNDFVKAGYPLSDGAITPSDILAIKGPTAVQEYLVNEIQEVYRLQGVKINDKHCEVIVRQMMQKVEIIEAGDTNFLQNQVVDKFSFREENDSVLDKKVVVDAGDSETLKPGMIVTARRLRDENSSLKRKDMKLVTVRDAEAAVSRPTLQGITQASLGTESFISAASFQETTKVLSEASIRGKVDYLQGLKENVIVGHLIPAGTGQREYQSYIVGSKEEYDQLNASKEAFQQASKKEELQEK comes from the coding sequence ATGGCTTTCAGAAAAAATAAAAAATTAAATCAGGACTTCTCAAAAGTCACCATTAGCCTTGCTTCACCTGAATCCATTTTGGAAAGCTCTCATGGAGAAGTAACGCAACCGGAGACGATCAATTACAGAACCTACAAACCTGAAATGGGTGGACTATTCTGCGAAAGAATATTTGGTCCTGTGAAAGATTGGGAGTGTCATTGCGGTAAATACAAAAGAATTAGATATAAAGGTATTATCTGTGACAGATGTGGGGTTGAGGTAACTGAGAAAAAAGTTAGAAGGGAAAGAATGGGACACATAGAACTTGTTGTTCCTGTGGCTCATATCTGGTATTTCAGATCTTTACCAAATAAAATAGGTTATTTATTAGGTTTACCTACTAAAAAACTTGATCAGATTATTTATTATGAAAGATATGTTGTAATTCAGTCAGGTGTAAAATCTGAAGATGGTATCAACTATCTTGACTTCTTGACTGAAGATGAGTATCTGGATATCTTGGATAAACTTCCAAGAGAAAACCAAATGCTTGATGATGAGGATCCGAATAAGTTTATTGCAAAAATGGGTGCTGATGCTCTGGAAATGCTTTTATCAAGAATTAAACTTGATGAGCTTTCATACAGCTTAAGACACGCTGCTGCAAACGATACTTCTCAGCAAAGAAAAGCAGAGGCTTTAAAAAGATTGAAAGTAGTAGAGGCTTTCAGAGATGCTAGAACGCGCATTGAGAACAAGCCTGAGTGGATGGTTGTCAGAATGGTTCCTGTTATTCCTCCTGAACTTCGTCCTCTTGTACCTTTGGACGGTGGTCGTTTTGCAACATCTGATTTAAATGACCTTTACAGAAGGGTAATTATCAGAAATAACCGTCTGAAAAGACTTATTGAAATAAAAGCTCCGGAAGTTATTCTTAGAAATGAGAAACGTATGCTTCAAGAGGCTGTTGATTCTCTTTTCGATAACTCAAGAAAAGTAAATGCAGTAAGAGCTGAAGGTAACAGAGCATTGAAATCTTTAAGTGATATGCTTAAAGGTAAGCAAGGTCGTTTCCGTCAGAACCTTCTTGGTAAAAGGGTTGATTACTCTGGTCGTTCAGTTATTGTTGTCGGTCCTGAATTGAAACTTCATGAGTGCGGTCTTCCTAAAGACATGGCTGCTGAGTTGTTCAAGCCATTTATAATAAGAAAACTGATTGAGAGAGGAATTGTTAAAACTGTTAAGTCTGCAAAGAAAATTGTTGACAGAAAAGATCCTGTAGTGTGGGATATCCTTGAAAACGTATTGAAAGGGCACCCTGTACTTCTTAACCGTGCTCCAACACTTCACAGATTGGGTATTCAGGCTTTCCAGCCTAAACTTATAGAAGGTAAAGCGATTCAGTTACATCCTCTGGTTTGTACTGCCTTCAACGCTGACTTTGACGGTGACCAAATGGCGGTACACGTACCACTTGGACAGGAAGCTATTCTTGAAGCATCAGTATTAATGCTTGCTTCTCATAATATCCTTAACCCTGCAAACGGTGCTCCTATTACTGTACCATCTCAGGACATGGTTCTTGGTCTGTACTATGTTACAAAAGGAAGAAAATCAACTCCGGAATATCCGATACTTGGTGAAGGAAAAGTTTTCTACGGACCGGAGGAGGTTGTTATAGCTCTTAATGAAGGAAGACTTTCTCAGCATGCTCATATCAAGGTTAGGGTAAATGTAAGAAACGAAGAAGGTGGCCTTGATAACAAATTGATTGATACTGTTGCAGGTAGAGTTTTATTCAACTTACTTGTTCCAGAAGAAGTAGGTTATATCAATGAGTTGTTAACCAAGAAAAAACTTCAGCAGATTATCGGACACGTATTCAAAGTTGCTGGTAACTCAAGGACAGCACATTTCCTTGATGATATCAAACAACTAGGATTTATGTCTGCATTTAGAGGAGGACTGTCTATCGGTCTTTCTGATGTTAAGGTTCCTGATGCTAAAAATATTCTTGTTGTTCAGGCGAAAGAAGATGTGGATGCTGTTTGGAACAACTACTTGATGGGATTGATCACAGATAACGAAAGATATAATCAGGTAATTGATATCTGGACAAGGATCAACTCTCAGATCACTGAAACTCTAATGCAACAGCTTGAGAGTGATCAGCAGGGATTCAACTCCATCTACATGATGATGCACTCAGGAGCTAGAGGTTCTAGAGAGCAGATTCGTCAGCTTGGTGGTATGAGGGGGCTTATGGCTAAACCTCAGAAAAACCTTCAGGGGTCTATCGGTGAGATTATTGAAAACCCGATTCTTTCTAACTTTAAAGAAGGTCTTGACGTTATCGAGTACTTTATTTCTACACACGGTGCTAGAAAAGGTCTTGCGGATACAGCTCTTAAAACTGCGGATGCTGGTTACCTGACAAGAAGACTTGTAGACGTAGCACAAGACGTTGTTATCAACGAGCCAGATTGTGGTACTTTAAGAGGACTTACTGTTACTGCGCTAAAAGATAACGAAGAAGTTGTTGAGCCGCTTTCTGAAAGAATTTTAGGTAGAGTAACAGTTCACGATATCTTTGATCCGATTACAAATGAATTAGTAATTGGAGCTGGAGAAGAAGTGGATGAAAATATAGCAAGAACAATCGATGAATCAGCTATTGAATCTGTAGAGATTCGTTCGGTATTAACTTGCGAATCAAGAAGAGGTGTATGTGCTAAATGTTACGGAAGAAACCTTGCTACTGGTAGAATGGTAGAAAGAGGAGAAGCTGTAGGTGTTATCGCTGCACAATCTATTGGTGAGCCAGGTACACAGCTTACACTTAGGACGTTCCACGTAGGAGGTACTGCTTCTAACATTGCTGTTGATGCTTCTATCAAAGCTAAATTTGAAGGTATCATTGCATTTGACGAAGTTAAATCTATTGTTACTACAAATAACGAAGGAGACAGAGTTGATGTCGTGATGGGACGTTCTGGTGAAATAAGAATCATGGATGATAAGAATGAAAAAGTTCTTATTACAAACCACGTTCCTTATGGAGCTTTCCTTAAAGTAAAAGAAGGAGACAAAGTATCCAAAGGTCAGGATATCTGTAACTGGGATCCATACAATGCTGTAATTCTTTCTGAGTTTGACGGAAGGATTGAATTTGAAGCTATCGTAGAAGGTGTTACTTTCCGCGAAGAGTCAGATGAGCAAACAGGACACAGAGAAAAAGTTATCGTTGATACTAAGGATAAATCTAAAAACCCTGCGATACTTGTTCACTCTAAAAAAGGTGAAACAAAAACATTTAACATTCCGGTGGGTGCCCACCTTGCTGTTGAAAACGAGCAGGAAGTTAAAGCAGGACAAATTCTTGCAAAGATCCCGAGAGCTGTTGGTAAAACAAGAGATATCACGGGAGGTCTTCCAAGGGTAACAGAGTTATTCGAGGCAAGAAACCCTTCAAATCCTGCAGTTGTTTCTGAGATCGATGGTGTAGTTACATATGGTGGTATCAAGAGAGGTAATAGAGAAATCTTTATCGAATCTAAAGATGGTGTTAGAAAAAAATACCTAGTTCCTCTTTCTAAACATATCTTGGTTCAGGATAATGACTTTGTAAAAGCAGGTTATCCATTATCGGATGGTGCTATTACTCCTTCAGATATCCTTGCAATCAAAGGGCCTACTGCTGTTCAGGAATATCTTGTAAATGAAATTCAGGAGGTTTACAGACTTCAAGGTGTAAAAATCAATGATAAGCATTGCGAGGTTATAGTAAGGCAGATGATGCAAAAAGTAGAGATCATTGAAGCTGGTGACACTAACTTCCTTCAAAACCAAGTTGTTGATAAATTCTCTTTCAGAGAAGAAAATGACAGCGTACTTGACAAGAAGGTTGTAGTAGATGCAGGCGATTCTGAAACTCTAAAACCAGGTATGATCGTTACCGCAAGAAGATTGAGAGATGAAAATTCAAGTCTTAAGAGGAAAGATATGAAACTTGTCACTGTAAGAGATGCAGAGGCTGCTGTTTCAAGGCCAACTCTTCAAGGTATTACTCAGGCTTCTTTGGGAACAGAAAGCTTTATCTCTGCTGCTTCATTCCAGGAAACTACCAAAGTATTGAGCGAAGCTTCAATCAGAGGAAAAGTAGATTATCTACAAGGTCTGAAAGAAAACGTTATCGTTGGTCACTTGATACCTGCAGGTACAGGACAGAGAGAGTACCAGTCATACATTGTAGGATCTAAAGAAGAATACGATCAACTTAATGCTTCTAAAGAGGCGTTTCAGCAGGCTTCAAAGAAGGAAGAACTTCAAGAAAAATAG
- a CDS encoding CHASE2 domain-containing protein → MKRKILRDSIGATIFTMIVLWILSQIEINSDVLNPVSKTFGDFQITDLYFSQFKEGEKADTNIVIVNIGDLPRAGIAEMVNKINAFNPRVIGIDAFFRKPKDREGDSLLADAFSKVKNLVLVSKVSKCEGNICDSLETSHPMFCQYAETGMSNMISEGYDKFKTSREFSKYEVYRKKVRHYGPDNKMYFERQIDTIELDFAAKLAGYINPAAVNTLLERKDTVEVINFGGNVEMGGDLNDNTMIKYFAYDVSQIFEIEDLSNIKDKIVLMGYLGPNFDKVTWEDRFFTPLNINYIGKANPDMYGVVIHANKISMILKGNYINNAGWLFTLVTNFIIIFFNIALFSYLFLKLGHWFDGASLFLTLFEALLMIFMVIMIFHRFNYKIDFTLATVALFLTGNMTELYYSVLMPVINKYKKHLLNLHIYKKGQAYEN, encoded by the coding sequence ATGAAAAGGAAGATTTTACGAGACTCTATAGGTGCCACCATTTTTACTATGATAGTCCTCTGGATCCTATCTCAGATAGAAATCAATTCAGATGTATTAAACCCGGTGTCTAAAACATTTGGGGATTTTCAGATAACTGACCTTTACTTTTCTCAATTTAAAGAAGGTGAAAAAGCTGATACCAATATTGTAATAGTGAACATAGGCGACCTCCCTAGAGCAGGTATTGCAGAGATGGTTAATAAAATCAATGCATTCAATCCCAGAGTAATTGGTATAGATGCCTTTTTCAGGAAGCCTAAAGATAGAGAAGGTGATTCTTTGCTTGCAGATGCTTTTTCAAAAGTCAAAAACCTTGTCCTTGTTAGTAAGGTAAGCAAATGCGAAGGTAACATTTGTGATAGTCTTGAAACAAGTCATCCTATGTTCTGTCAATATGCTGAAACAGGCATGTCTAATATGATCTCTGAGGGATATGATAAATTTAAAACATCAAGGGAATTCAGTAAATATGAAGTCTACAGAAAGAAAGTAAGACATTATGGACCTGACAATAAAATGTACTTTGAAAGACAAATCGATACTATAGAACTTGATTTTGCCGCAAAGTTGGCCGGTTATATTAACCCTGCAGCTGTAAATACTTTATTGGAACGGAAAGATACGGTTGAGGTTATTAATTTTGGGGGAAACGTTGAAATGGGAGGTGATTTAAATGACAATACAATGATTAAATATTTTGCATATGATGTGTCTCAGATATTCGAAATAGAGGATTTATCTAATATAAAAGATAAAATTGTACTCATGGGATATCTGGGGCCTAATTTTGACAAAGTTACCTGGGAGGATCGCTTTTTTACTCCTTTAAATATTAATTATATAGGAAAAGCCAATCCTGATATGTATGGAGTGGTTATCCACGCCAATAAGATATCCATGATTTTAAAAGGTAATTATATCAATAATGCAGGATGGCTCTTCACCCTTGTGACAAACTTTATAATCATCTTTTTTAATATTGCCTTATTTTCTTACCTATTTCTGAAACTAGGCCATTGGTTTGATGGGGCTAGTCTCTTTCTCACTTTATTCGAGGCTTTATTAATGATCTTCATGGTAATTATGATATTTCATCGATTTAACTATAAGATCGATTTTACCTTGGCTACAGTGGCACTATTCTTGACTGGGAACATGACTGAATTATATTACAGCGTTTTAATGCCTGTAATAAACAAATACAAAAAACATTTGCTAAATTTACATATATACAAAAAAGGACAAGCTTATGAGAACTAA
- the meaB gene encoding methylmalonyl Co-A mutase-associated GTPase MeaB translates to MSQRKNRLELKSYYDGILNGDRLILSKAITLIESSLPEDQEMADLLIQKILPHSGNSLRLGITGVPGAGKSAFIESLGSMLVNTGMKIAVLPIDPSSRYSKGSILGDKTRMEKLSSHSNAFIRPSASGGVLGGVTSRTQEVILLCEAAGFNLIFIETVGVGQSEVKISELTDLVLLLLVAGTGDELQTLKKGIMEVADVFIISKTDGDNMERALEYANGIKQSLSYFSKDSVKVFNCSAETQYGLAELWDYLKKAESISRYNGSIDQKRQQQNYFWLVGIIDQMLHNEFYKNEEVQNNFLTMKDSVMRGEVSAQEAAKQLFNIFKGKGH, encoded by the coding sequence ATGTCTCAAAGAAAAAACCGACTAGAACTTAAGTCGTATTACGATGGAATTTTAAATGGGGATAGATTAATTCTTTCAAAAGCTATTACTCTAATAGAAAGTTCATTACCAGAGGACCAGGAAATGGCAGATCTCCTTATTCAGAAAATATTACCACATTCTGGAAATTCCTTGAGATTGGGAATAACAGGAGTGCCGGGGGCAGGTAAAAGTGCTTTTATCGAAAGCTTAGGCAGCATGCTTGTAAATACAGGCATGAAAATAGCTGTTCTTCCAATTGATCCTTCTAGCAGATATAGCAAAGGAAGCATTTTAGGTGATAAAACAAGAATGGAAAAACTTTCTTCTCATTCAAATGCTTTTATCAGACCTTCTGCATCTGGCGGTGTTCTTGGGGGAGTAACATCCCGAACCCAGGAAGTTATTCTGCTTTGTGAAGCTGCGGGATTTAATTTAATCTTTATTGAAACTGTTGGTGTAGGGCAATCTGAAGTAAAGATTTCTGAATTGACAGATCTGGTATTACTTCTTTTAGTGGCAGGCACTGGAGATGAACTTCAGACATTAAAAAAAGGGATTATGGAGGTAGCGGATGTTTTTATCATTTCAAAAACCGATGGTGACAATATGGAAAGAGCCTTGGAATATGCAAATGGAATAAAACAAAGTCTTAGTTATTTTTCTAAGGATTCCGTAAAGGTATTCAATTGTTCTGCAGAGACTCAATATGGGCTTGCTGAGCTTTGGGATTATTTAAAAAAAGCTGAAAGTATCAGTAGATATAATGGAAGTATAGATCAAAAAAGACAGCAACAAAATTATTTCTGGTTGGTTGGAATAATTGATCAGATGCTTCATAATGAATTTTACAAAAATGAAGAGGTTCAAAACAACTTCTTAACAATGAAAGATTCCGTAATGAGGGGAGAGGTATCAGCTCAGGAAGCGGCTAAGCAGTTATTTAATATTTTTAAGGGAAAAGGACATTAA
- a CDS encoding DUF3467 domain-containing protein, which produces MADDKKKNQNTDQNQINIELTEEIAEGVYSNLAMIAHSNSEFVIDFIRLMPGVPKAKVKARIVITPEHAKRLVVALKENVKKYEEAFGEINNTEDFPRFPMNFGGTMGEA; this is translated from the coding sequence ATGGCAGACGACAAAAAGAAAAATCAAAATACTGACCAGAATCAGATTAACATAGAATTAACTGAGGAGATAGCAGAAGGAGTATATTCTAATCTGGCAATGATTGCTCATTCCAACAGTGAGTTTGTTATTGATTTCATCAGACTGATGCCTGGCGTACCTAAGGCAAAAGTAAAAGCTAGAATTGTTATTACTCCAGAGCACGCCAAAAGATTGGTTGTAGCCTTGAAAGAAAACGTTAAAAAGTATGAGGAGGCATTTGGCGAAATTAACAATACAGAAGATTTTCCCAGATTTCCAATGAATTTCGGTGGCACAATGGGGGAAGCCTGA
- a CDS encoding PRC-barrel domain-containing protein, which yields MEDELEWRRNLVRFSSLKHSNLVDEEGFLGYEVINEKNESLGNVSDLIIDPIEGKTKFIDILTNKEFSHGGGERHLFIALNHCEFSKSNNKLFLRGIERDLLLKFPIVKGGIVTLDYEHTLREVLSPESALESTKTGYYKEITDEPGLFDPSLLAPNPDHYFSSPNP from the coding sequence ATGGAAGACGAGTTGGAATGGAGAAGAAATTTAGTGCGCTTTAGCAGTTTGAAGCACAGCAATCTGGTAGATGAAGAAGGTTTCCTCGGGTATGAAGTTATTAATGAGAAAAATGAGAGTTTGGGAAACGTATCCGATCTCATTATAGATCCAATTGAAGGAAAGACTAAGTTCATTGATATTTTAACAAACAAAGAATTTAGCCACGGGGGAGGTGAGAGGCATTTATTTATTGCACTTAATCATTGTGAATTTAGTAAATCAAACAATAAGCTTTTCTTGAGAGGAATAGAAAGAGACCTTTTATTAAAATTCCCGATTGTAAAAGGTGGTATAGTAACTTTGGATTATGAGCACACTCTTAGAGAAGTTCTTAGCCCTGAAAGTGCTTTGGAGTCTACAAAAACGGGATATTATAAAGAAATAACGGATGAACCAGGCCTGTTCGATCCTTCACTTCTTGCTCCTAATCCGGATCATTATTTTAGTAGTCCTAATCCTTAG
- a CDS encoding phenylalanine 4-monooxygenase — protein sequence MVKQTYSYTDQEQIIWTTLYSRIIQFLPETADEMVLQGIKRIGFPADHIPDFEDLNKKIKTFSDWEIVPLENMVEDKEFIGMLASKKYPCRTWIRSAEQMEHEEDVYDIFHDVIGHTPLLTIPSYCEYLTGLGKLALEYLENDSAIALLKRVYWHSIQFGIKATDQNLTIYGAHLLSSGSETAYSLSAGVPKYDFNVAKMMETPYIKNRFQEKYFVINNYEELFNSLDLVKKELKNRI from the coding sequence ATGGTTAAACAAACTTACAGCTACACAGATCAGGAACAAATAATCTGGACAACTCTTTACAGCAGAATTATTCAATTCTTGCCTGAGACTGCCGATGAAATGGTTTTGCAAGGAATCAAAAGAATAGGCTTTCCAGCAGATCATATTCCCGATTTTGAAGATCTGAATAAAAAAATAAAAACCTTTTCAGACTGGGAAATTGTGCCTTTGGAAAATATGGTTGAGGACAAAGAGTTTATCGGTATGCTTGCCAGCAAAAAATATCCTTGCAGAACATGGATAAGAAGTGCTGAGCAAATGGAGCATGAAGAAGATGTCTATGATATTTTTCATGATGTTATAGGGCATACCCCACTTTTAACCATTCCATCATATTGCGAATACCTGACAGGGCTTGGTAAACTTGCACTTGAATACCTAGAAAACGATAGTGCTATAGCTTTGCTTAAAAGAGTCTACTGGCATTCGATTCAGTTTGGCATTAAAGCTACAGACCAAAATCTGACGATCTATGGAGCGCATTTGCTGTCTTCCGGTAGTGAAACTGCATATTCACTTAGCGCTGGCGTTCCAAAATATGATTTCAATGTTGCCAAAATGATGGAAACTCCATACATCAAAAACAGATTTCAAGAGAAATATTTTGTAATTAATAATTATGAAGAGCTGTTCAATAGTTTGGATCTGGTGAAAAAGGAATTGAAGAATAGAATATAA